TCGAACACACACTGATGTGAGTGGTTTTCTTTATTTTAAACATGAACAATCAGATAAGTTACTAGCATTAGCAAATATTATTAAATCAAAGGGCTTCGATTCATAAAATTTAAAACAATGATTAAAATTAGACGTGTAAATGTTAAATTCTAAAACGGAAATAACCACCATCCCATTAAACCACTTTTTTGTTCAATCACTATATTTCACACAGCTTCATTAATAAAACGAAATTGCTTCAACCCGCTTCAACTTCAACTGGCTTCAACTTCAGCCTACTTCATTCAATAACAAAACGAATCCGCTTCATCCAAAATCAACCATTCTAACGCACATATTCAAATATAGCAGCTGCACCCATGCCGACACCAATACACATCGTAACCATGCCGTAACGGCTATCGGGACGTCTACCCATTTCATTAAGTAAACGCGCGGTTAACATTGCGCCTGTAGCACCTAATGGATGACCTAAAGCAATAGCGCCACCATTCACATTCGTACGTGATATATCTAGACCTACTTCTTTAATAGATGCAATCGTTTGAGAAGCAAATGCTTCGTTCAATTCGATCAAATCAATGTCTTCAACAGATAGATTGCTGAGTGACAATACTTCAGGAATCGCATATGCAGGCCCAATACCCATAATTTTCGGGTCAACGCCTACTGCCTTAAAACCAACGAATCGTGCAATAGGTGTCACGCCGAGTTCTTTCACTTTATCTCCAGACATTAAAACTACAAATCCTGCACCATCAGAAAGTGGGGCAGATGTTCCTGCAGTCATAGTGCCGTCAGCTTTAAATACTGTACGTAATTTGGCTAATGCCTCCATCGTGGTGTCAGGGCGTATAAATTCATCTTGGTCAAAGATATTTGTGTGTACTTTTGGTCCTGCGTTTGTATATTCAACTGAGTTTACTTGTATTGGAATAATTTCATCTTTGAACCGACCATCACGTTGTGCGTCATAGGCACGTTGATGACTTCTGACAGCATAAGCATCTTGATCTTCGCGTGATACGTCAAATTGGGATGCTACATTTTCAGCAGTTAAACCCATAGGATATGACGCACCTATATCATCATATTGTAAGGTTGGATTGTTTGTGGGCTCGTTGCCACCCATTGGTACGGCACTCATCAATTCAACGCCACCAGCTACAAGTATATCTCCTTGACCAGCCATAATTTGATTGGCTGCAATCGCGATGGTTTGTAATCCTGATGAGCAGTAGCGATTCACTGTTTGACCCGGTACCGTGTCAGATAATCCCGCACGCAATGCAATCGTTCGTGCAATGTTTTGGCCTTGTAATCCTTCTGGAAAAGCCGTACCAACAATGACATCTTCAATCATATTCTTATTGAATTTTCCGTCAATACGTTTCAATACGCCTTGTAATACTTTGGCTGCGACATCATCAGGTCTTTCGTGGAATAATGCGCCTTGCTTTGCTTTCGCTGCGGCTGAACGCCCATAAGCTACAATGTATGCTTCTTGCATGGTTATCATCCTCTCTTAATGACTATCTTTTAATTACGTAATGGCTTACCAGTTTTTAACATATGTGCAATTCTTTCATATGATTTTTTAGATTTTAGT
The genomic region above belongs to Staphylococcus aureus and contains:
- a CDS encoding thiolase family protein; this encodes MQEAYIVAYGRSAAAKAKQGALFHERPDDVAAKVLQGVLKRIDGKFNKNMIEDVIVGTAFPEGLQGQNIARTIALRAGLSDTVPGQTVNRYCSSGLQTIAIAANQIMAGQGDILVAGGVELMSAVPMGGNEPTNNPTLQYDDIGASYPMGLTAENVASQFDVSREDQDAYAVRSHQRAYDAQRDGRFKDEIIPIQVNSVEYTNAGPKVHTNIFDQDEFIRPDTTMEALAKLRTVFKADGTMTAGTSAPLSDGAGFVVLMSGDKVKELGVTPIARFVGFKAVGVDPKIMGIGPAYAIPEVLSLSNLSVEDIDLIELNEAFASQTIASIKEVGLDISRTNVNGGAIALGHPLGATGAMLTARLLNEMGRRPDSRYGMVTMCIGVGMGAAAIFEYVR